In a genomic window of Chrysemys picta bellii isolate R12L10 chromosome 1, ASM1138683v2, whole genome shotgun sequence:
- the LOC101946190 gene encoding olfactory receptor 52R1-like, with translation MQEFLSCSMSYSNTTDFTNPSTFILLGIPGLEMAQIWISIPFCTMYAIAILGNFTILLIVKMEPSLHGPMYYFLCMLAVTDLVLSTSTMPKMLSIFWFNSREIDFSACLTQLYFIHCFSVMESGIFVAMALDRYVAICDPLRHSTILTNPVVAKIGLAVMLRGGMLVLPYPFLARQWPYCRTNIIPHTYCEHIAVVKLACTDIRISSYYGLFVAFLVTGLDVFFIAVSYIQILRAIFSLPTKDTRLKTFGTCSSHLCDILIFYIPSLFSFLMHRFGHNLALHFHILIANVYLLVPPMLNPIIYGVRTKQIRNRLLRLFSHKGT, from the coding sequence ATGCAGGAATTTCTCTCCTGCTCCATGTCATattccaacacaaccgacttcactaacccctccaccttcatcctgctgggcattcctggcctggagatgGCCCAaatctggatctccatccccttttgCACAATGTATgccatagccatcttggggaacttcaccatcctgctCATCGTGAAGATGGAGCCgagcctccatgggcccatgtactatttcctctgcatgctggctgtcactGACCTGGTCCTGTCCACATCCACCATGCCcaagatgctgagcatcttctggttcaattcaagggagatcgatttcagtgcctgcctcacccaactgtacttcattcactgcttctcagtgatggagtctgggatctttgtggccatggctttggatcgctacgtggccatctgtgaTCCCTTGAGGCATTCTACCATCCTGACAAACCCTGTGGTGGCCAAGATTGGCCTGGCTGTGATGCTGCGTGGCGGCATGCTTGTACTGCCCTATCCCTTCCTGGCGAGGcaatggccatattgcagaaccaataTTATCCCCCACACATACTGTGAGCACATAgccgtggtgaagctggcctgcaccgacatccgcatcagtagttactatggcctCTTTGTGGCATTTTTGGTGACCGGTCTGGATGTATTTTTTATCGCTGTGTCCTatatccagatcctcagggccattttcagcctccccacaaaggacacCCGGCTgaagacttttgggacctgcagctcccacctctgTGACATCTTAATCTTTTACATCCcatctctcttctccttcctcatgCACCGGTTTGGGCACAATTTGGCCCTGCATTTCCACATTCTCATTGCCAATGTGTACCTCCTTgtgccccccatgctaaaccccatcatctatggggtgaGAACCAAACAGATCCGGAACAGGCTGCTCCGGCTCTTTTCTCATAAAGGGACCTAA